A window of the Brassica napus cultivar Da-Ae chromosome A2, Da-Ae, whole genome shotgun sequence genome harbors these coding sequences:
- the LOC106391497 gene encoding stress response protein NST1, which translates to MDNSSLMRKQDQPIVGNGKKKKKKQGKDEADRIKQAEKKKRRLEKNLAASLAIRAELEKKKQRIKEGHQEGDEESLAKKKKQDKDELERVKRAEKKKIRLEKSLANSAAIRAELEKKKLKKLEEQRRLDEEGAAIAEAAALHVLLGEDSDDSCRTMLNQETGFKPWDCTAKLNLSAGGRNGFFPHLAVHRSRVRDCNWSVSYEPFARGCDSNNMGISADLIAAQAVSSLQISENAIVDAVVFNGMFRR; encoded by the coding sequence ATGGATAATAGTAGCCTAATGCGTAAACAAGATCAGCCGATTGTTGGaaatgggaagaagaagaagaagaagcaagggAAAGATGAAGCGGATAGAATCAAACAAgccgagaagaagaagagacgtcTTGAGAAAAATCTTGCTGCTTCGTTAGCGATCAGGGCTGAGcttgagaagaagaagcaaaggatcaaGGAAGGACAtcaagaaggagatgaagaaagcttggccaagaagaagaagcaggaTAAAGACGAGCTGGAGCGTGTCAAACGAGCGGAGAAGAAAAAGATTCGTCTGGAGAAATCTCTTGCTAATTCCGCAGCTATCAGGGCTGAgttagagaagaagaagcttaaaAAGCTAGAGGAACAGAGAAGATTGGACGAGGAAGGTGCCGCTATTGCAGAGGCTGCTGCTCTGCATGTCTTACTTGGCGAGGACTCTGATGACTCGTGTCGAACCATGCTAAACCAAGAAACGGGTTTCAAGCCTTGGGATTGTACTGCCAAACTCAATCTTTCTGCAGGCGGAAGAAACGGGTTCTTTCCTCACCTAGCGGTTCACAGAAGCAGAGTAAGAGACTGTAACTGGTCAGTCTCATATGAGCCTTTTGCAAGGGGATGTGACAGCAATAACATGGGAATATCGGCTGATTTGATTGCTGCTCAAGCTGTTTCATCACTGCAGATTTCTGAGAATGCTATTGTGGACGCAGTTGTCTTCAATGGAATGTTC